The DNA window GTCTCAGTCCCAGTGTGGCCGACCGCCCTCTCAGGCCGGCTACCCGTAATCGCCTTGGTAGGCCCTCACCCCACCAACAAGCTGATAGGCCGCGAGCCCATCCCCAACCAGAAAGACACCTTTCCACCACCAACCCATGCGGGCAGTGGTCATATCCGGTATTAGACCGGGTTTCCCCGGCTTATCCCAGAGTCAGGGGCAGGTTACTCACGTGTTACTCACCCGTTCGCCGCTCACCACCCCACCCGAAAGCAGGATGGCGCGCTCGACTTGCATGTGTTAAGCACGCCGCCAGCGTTCGTCCTGAGCCAGGATCAAACTCTCCATTCAGGTCCAACACCCCCACACACCGTGCAGGGGAAAACCCAGATGGCCGAGATCCCGGCCAACCACCCAACCGGGTGGTCATGACCATTCACTAAAACCCGCCCACACCACGTGTGGGCCAGGGGCCAAAACTATCGAAGCACAAGACAAACAAACGCGCTGTTGAGTTCTCAAGAAACAACCGTCCAACCCACACAAACCCAACGGGTTCTTCCGGGAAAACGGAGTTTAAAGTTTTTAAAGTTTCGCGGGTTTCCCCGATGCCTTCCAGCGTATCACAACGCTCAGGGCTCCGGGGCAACCCTTCCATCTTACGTCCGACTGCGGCTGTGTCAACAACCTCGCCGGGCGCCCTCCCAAGCCTACATGCTCCCTGACCCTGTTCGAGCCACTCACATGTCGCTGGGAACCGGCGCGCTAACGGGCACCGCCCGCTGCTGTCCGTCCGGTGTTCCCCACTCTACCCCAAGTGAAACACCGGTTTGTCCGACTTCGCCGGGACACGCGGCCCTCTCGGGTCACAGTTTCTCGATCGGAGCGTACTTCACCAGGAAGTCCTTCTCCCCGATGTCGGCGCCGAAGTCCACACGCGCCTTGGCCCGGTCGGCCGTGCCCTCGACCAGTAGCACGGTTCCCAGACCGAACGAGTCGTGGTTGACCTTGTCCCCCACGGACAACGCCGGGACGCTGCCCGTGCCGCCGCGCGGGGGTGCGGCGGTCGTCGGGGGCCGCCGCGCGGACCCGTTGGGGGTTTCGGTCCGGCGCCACTCGACGAGGTCACCGGGCACCTCCTCCAGGAACCGCGAGGGAGGGTTGTAGGACGGGCTCCCCCACGCGCTGCGGACCGCGGCCCTACTGAGATACAACCGCTCCTGCGCCCGGGTTATTCCCACGTAGGCCAGCCTGCGCTCCTCCTCCAGCTCGGCTCTCTCCCCCAGCGTTCGCAGGTGCGGGAAGACGCCGTCCTCCATGCCGGTGAGGAACACCACCGGGAACTCCAACCCCTTGGCCGCGTGCAGGGTCATCAGTGTCACCACCCCGCCGCCACCGTCGTCGTCGGGGATCTGGTCCGTGTCGGCGACCAGGGAGACCTGTTCCAGGAAGTCCAACAGGGTGGGGCCGGAGGGTTCCTGGCCGCCCTCCGTGTTCTCCGCCGCCTCGCCGGCTTCCTCCTCCTCGCCGGAGGAACCGGTGAACGAGTTCTCGAATTCCCTGGCGAGCTCCACGAACTCCTCCAGGTTCTCCACCCGGCTCTCGTCCTGGAGATCGGTGGACTCGGAGAGTTCCGAGAGGTAACCGGTCCGCTCCAGTACCGCCTCCACGATCTCGGACGGGGAGTGGGTCGCCAGCAGCTCCTCCAGCTCCTCCAGCAGTGCCACGAAGTTCCGCACCGCCTTCAGCGAGCGTGTCGCGATCCCGGGCGCCTCGTCCGCCCGGCGCAGCGCCCGCCCGAAGGAGACCCGCTCCCGCGCGGCGAACAGCTCCACCGCCTCGGCGGCCCGGTCCCCGATACCGCGCTTGGGGACGTTCAGGATGCGGCGCAGGCTCACCGTGTCGTCCGGGTTGGCCAGTACCCGCAGGTAGGCGAGGATGTCGCGGATCTCCTTGCGTTCGTAGAACCGCACCCCGCCCACGATCTTGTACGGCAGACCGGCCCGGATGAAGATGTCCTCGAACACCCGCGACTGGGCGTTGGTCCGGTAGAACACGGCGGTCTCACCGGGGGTGCACACCCCCTCGTCCGTCAACCGGTCGATCTCGCCGACGACGAACGCGGCCTCGTCGTGCTCGTTGTCGGCGACGTAGCCGGTGATGGCCGGCCCCTCCCCCTGGGAGGACCACAGTTTCTTCTCCGGCCGCTCCGCGTTGCGTTTGATGAGGCTGTTGGCGGCGTTGAGGATGGTCTGGGTAGAGCGGTAGTTCTGCTCCAGCAGGATGGTGCGCGCGTTCGGATAGTCCCGCTCGAACTCCAGGATGTTGCGGATACTCGCCCCGCGGAAGGCGTAGATGGACTGGTCCGAGTCACCCACGACGCACAGTTCCGAGGCGGGCACGCGCGCATCGGGCTCGTCCGTGCCGACCAGGCGGCGCACCAGCTCGTACTGGGCGTGGTTGGTGTCCTGGTACTCGTCCACGAGGATGTGCCGGAAACGGAGCCGGTAGTGCTCGGCGACCTCGGGGAACATCTCCAGCAGGTTGACCGTGACCATGATCAGGTCGTCGAAGTCCATCGCGCCGGCCTCGTAGAGGCGCTGCTGGTAGATGGTGTAGGCCTCGGCGAGCTTCTTCTCCTGCTCGGTTTGCGCCCGCTGGGTGAACGTGTCCTGGTCGACCAGCTCGTTCTTGAGGTTGGAGACCTGGGCGGAGAACGACTTGGGCGGGAAGCGCTTGGGGTCCAGGTCCAGCTCCTTGCAGACGAGCTGCATCAGGCGCTTGGAGTCGGTGGCGTCGTAGATGGTGAAACCGCTCGGGTAGCCGAGCCGCCCCGCCTCCCGGCGGAGGATACGCACGCACGCGGAGTGGAACGTCATCATCCACATCGCCCGCACCGCCCGGTCGCCGAGGAGGTCGGTGATCCGCTCCCTCATCTCGGCGGCGGCCTTGTTCGTGAAGGTGATCGCCAGCACCTCGCCGGCGCGCACACCCCGCTCGGCCAGCAGGTAGGCGATGCGGTGCGTGAGGACACGCGTCTTGCCTGACCCCGCGCCGGCGACGATCAGCAGCGGACTGCCGGAGTGCGTGACCGCTTCGCGCTGCGGGGCGTTGAGACCTTCGAGAAGCAACTCTTGGGAGGACACTCCACCAACACTATGTCCGAACGCGGGGTCACGTCGCCCGCTCCGGCGGTACCCGCGCCACGCCGCGGCCCGGGTACCGCCAACGGACCGTAATGTGGAGCCACGTACACGAAAACGACAATGGGGGTGGACTGTGCAGGTCTTCGTCGACTGCGATCCGGGCATCGACGACGCGTTGGCCCTGGCCTACCTGGCTTCCCGGCCGGACGTGACGTTCGCCGGAATCGGCGCCGTGTTCGGTAACAACAGTGTGGACGTCACCACGGACAACGCACTGCGGCTGCTGGACCTGTACGGCCGCTCCGGTGTCCCGGTCGCGCGCGGCGCCTCCCGTCCGCTGGTACAGGTTCCCCGGCTGGGGGACTACGTGCACGGCGCCAACGGGCTGGGTGAGGTGGTGACCCCGGAACCGAGCGGCGAACCGGTCCGGGAGTCGGCGGCGGAACTGCTGGTCCGCTCGGCCCGTGCGGCTCCCGGCGAGATCGACGTGCTGGCGCTGGGGCCGCTGACCAACCTGGCCCTGGCCCTGAACCTGGAACCGGAGCTGCCCCGGCTGCTGCGGCGTGTGGTCGTCATGGGCGGAGCGGTCCGGGCGCCCGGCAACATCACCCCGTGGGCCGAGGCCAACACGTACAACGACCCGGAGGCCGCCGAGGTCGTCCTCGGCGCGGGTTTCGACATGACACTGGTGGCGCTGGACGTCACCATGCGCACCACGGCGCACGAGGCGTGGCTGGACGAGCTGGGGAGGCTAGACAACGAGCGAGCCCGGACCACGTCGTCGTTCCTGGAGTTCTACGTCGGCCACTACAGCAAGGTGTTCGGGGTCCGGCAGTGCGCCATGCACGACCCGCTGGCGGCGGCGGTCCTGCTCGACCCGGGGCTGGTGACCTCCTCGGTGGAGGTCCCCGTCCGAGTGGAGCTGCAGGGGGAGTACACCCGCGCGCTGACCATCGCCGACCTGCGCCCCACACCGGCGGCGGACGACGAGCGTCCCAGCGTCACCCTGCCCACCGAGGTGGACCGGGACGTCTTCCTCACCCGGATGCTGGACGCGCTGCGCTGACCGTCCGGCGGTCCGAGCCGGTTCAGACGAGGATTCCGGCGACCATCGTGGCGGCGACAC is part of the Haloactinospora alba genome and encodes:
- the pcrA gene encoding DNA helicase PcrA; translation: MSSQELLLEGLNAPQREAVTHSGSPLLIVAGAGSGKTRVLTHRIAYLLAERGVRAGEVLAITFTNKAAAEMRERITDLLGDRAVRAMWMMTFHSACVRILRREAGRLGYPSGFTIYDATDSKRLMQLVCKELDLDPKRFPPKSFSAQVSNLKNELVDQDTFTQRAQTEQEKKLAEAYTIYQQRLYEAGAMDFDDLIMVTVNLLEMFPEVAEHYRLRFRHILVDEYQDTNHAQYELVRRLVGTDEPDARVPASELCVVGDSDQSIYAFRGASIRNILEFERDYPNARTILLEQNYRSTQTILNAANSLIKRNAERPEKKLWSSQGEGPAITGYVADNEHDEAAFVVGEIDRLTDEGVCTPGETAVFYRTNAQSRVFEDIFIRAGLPYKIVGGVRFYERKEIRDILAYLRVLANPDDTVSLRRILNVPKRGIGDRAAEAVELFAARERVSFGRALRRADEAPGIATRSLKAVRNFVALLEELEELLATHSPSEIVEAVLERTGYLSELSESTDLQDESRVENLEEFVELAREFENSFTGSSGEEEEAGEAAENTEGGQEPSGPTLLDFLEQVSLVADTDQIPDDDGGGGVVTLMTLHAAKGLEFPVVFLTGMEDGVFPHLRTLGERAELEEERRLAYVGITRAQERLYLSRAAVRSAWGSPSYNPPSRFLEEVPGDLVEWRRTETPNGSARRPPTTAAPPRGGTGSVPALSVGDKVNHDSFGLGTVLLVEGTADRAKARVDFGADIGEKDFLVKYAPIEKL
- a CDS encoding nucleoside hydrolase: MQVFVDCDPGIDDALALAYLASRPDVTFAGIGAVFGNNSVDVTTDNALRLLDLYGRSGVPVARGASRPLVQVPRLGDYVHGANGLGEVVTPEPSGEPVRESAAELLVRSARAAPGEIDVLALGPLTNLALALNLEPELPRLLRRVVVMGGAVRAPGNITPWAEANTYNDPEAAEVVLGAGFDMTLVALDVTMRTTAHEAWLDELGRLDNERARTTSSFLEFYVGHYSKVFGVRQCAMHDPLAAAVLLDPGLVTSSVEVPVRVELQGEYTRALTIADLRPTPAADDERPSVTLPTEVDRDVFLTRMLDALR